The region TTTACCATCTTCCAATAATGGTATACCAAATCTGACACCACTTTGAGAGATTAAAACTCTCTCTCGAGGAACATATTTATAAGAGCCTATCCTTACAGTTCGACACAATACAGAGGTATGAGGAGATGAAACAGaattatctgaaaaatgttaattttatatACTGTTTCGTTATACTAACAAAAACAGTAGATTACTCTAAAGTAATCATACATAACCTAAGTTATGTTGATATTTATGTAGAAAAAATATCAATTATCATCAAATTACATTTGACAACATAGATAAATTTTCCACTGAGGTGTCAGTATagctatatttaattttattatgacTATACACAGTATATCTGCATTTGACAGTATAAAATATTGATCTTACACAGTGTGAAGAGCCCTAAGAAATATATAAATCCATCTAAAAAAATAAAACTTGACtgttgtattttttaaattaataatataaaaatgtttgcCACTAATCATTCTTGATTACAGATACACTATGTTTATGTACATCACATAACACAAATGCAgtgtataattttcaatttattaaaaattacctTTTGTTACATCTTCACTATCCATAGCATAATCTGCACTTGTGCTAGAAATAGAATTGTTTGTAATTACTGGTTCCTTTTCAAGAATGGTGTCCATTTCTTCAGTAAAACTATTACTTGTAATATGTGAAAATGTACTGTTATTAGAGCCCTCCGATGATTTATTTTTTCCTTCCTCTTCTTCATCCGATGAAATTGTCAAACATTCTATACAACAAATATCATGTGTGAGATATGGAAGATTACAAGTAGTAGCATCATTTCAGTATCTGTGGTATGTTCAAGTActtgaattaaaaataattataagtaGTActgttacaaaataatataatttatttatcaattatcAATGTCGTtaagtttctttttcttttttaaatggaactgtAACATATTTATAACTCTTAGCCCACTGATATTGGGTCACTTGATGTGTTGTGCCTACTTAGATATCCTGTCACATTCGGTCGGCTGTTTTGGGGTTAATATAGACACCATGTTGCACGCATGAACTTACGTACACACTTACGTACCCTAACCCCTTCACAATTGCATCTTGTCAGGCAATATCGTTCACTCAACTTTTCAATTAGATACCTCGCGATACAATATTATCCATGCTGCGATTTTctactttatatattatttttcaatttttataataaactaTTTATCACTCAGAACTTATTTCAAACTTTGGATGAAGTACAATACTGCTCCTACATTAAGTTTATGACTACAATATTTGCTTGACATgccataaatataataatgatgattCCACAGTGCAAAGAAATGAGTTATTTTTGTAAGCATCACAACGTAAAAACCatgttttaaattattttatatcctTCATTTAGTATCCCTAATCTTTCTAGTGTCCACGTACAAAGAATCTACCtgttgtaaataaaattttttctgTGTTTTATAATTAATCATCAGGAAGATGGGGTTGTTCTATTTGTGGAAGCGGGTGCGGTGTTCGCACAGTATGgaaacaatagtaataataacaaaattgttattactatgCACCCTTGTGCATGTATgccgtatatacatatacgtcaTGGTTAAAGTTCATTCACGGCATACATATACGAATTATGAAATTCCTTGTATATCTCAATCTTCTATGTCAGATCTATTTATTTGCGAGACCGTATTGTGTTAGATTTTGATACATCACACTATCCAATTGGTCTGATAAGGAAAGACCAAATCACTTTTAGGATTAGACTGGgtatatataatttgtaatatacatatagtGTAATAAAAGCTTCATACCATTCATCAAAATGAGCTTTTGTCTTGGAATATTTTACTTTAAAGTTCTATCATAAATATAGGCAATGTTGACCATGCACACTTTGTTAGTTGCGTGCATCTGTATTTTTGATGATGTTTATATTTTGAAGCACATAGAGAAGGATTGTTCACATTTCAGCATGAATGAATGTTTCCGTTTCTTTTTCAGTATACAAGTATGTTGTGCAAACCTGTATAGTGACAAGACGTTTGATTCgaacaataattttaatataacgcCTAGTAcccttatatataataatataaacgaGAAAAACTTACAGCTAGGTTTGTAGAGTGTTTGGATAATCAGAAGTATAGATACATACAACTAACAAAACATCTATGGTTAACATTGCCTATACTTATAATAAAACTTGAAAGTGAAATATCTCAAGAACAATAACTCATTTTGACGAACGATATTTGAGGCTTTGATTGCACTACACAGGATGTCTCACCTAACTTGATCATGTTGAATATCTCAGTAAACGAttagaatttttttaaatggtaGTGAGACTAGTTTACTAAACAATGACTATAAtgcttctttttaattttgctatttcttaaaatgataaaaaaataaaaaaaactcatgtcttttaactttttttatctgagcctataacgaaattttaaaaaatgcgttttgtagaacTCGATAAGTTATatgtatgctgaaaatttctTCGAAATTGGTTGGCCTTAATAGCAACTGTaatcaattaaagatcgcaaaaatcgcagttttgttcgATTTTTGACACATCCAACTAAAAACTGTCAGAAATTTTTTTAATCTTTCACCGCTTGTAACTTGCCTCTGCGTtagccgatttcgatgaaattttcagtatgcatataacttaccgagttctacaaaacgcattttataaattttcattataggctcagataaaaaagttaaaaaacatgaGTCTTTTTTagtcattctaagtaatagcagaatttaaaaaaaagagcaTTATAATCATTGCCTACTAGATTAGTCCcactatcatttaaaaaaagatcCTGCGTTTTAAAGCGTCATACTTTTAGAGGGGTGTGTATGTATTTTCTTCTATTCTACTATAAATTCAGTTTTCGATATACTGTTTTAGTAATTACTACCACCCTGGCATAGATTTGCACTAGAGAATCTTGCCGTTCAAGGAATAAACATCTAAACTATGTGTGCTATTAACcagtataataaaatttatgaaaatgaGATAGAACATAACAATGTCCTCttttaaaattaatatactCTATAATTGTATTTAAATGTTAACTCAAAGCTAGTTTCTTTTATACTTTGtgaattattttttatgtttAAAAATTAACTTATTTGTTAATGTtactatgaaactaagataTTTTTTAAGAGTTGTTGCTAAAACACTGAAACTGTTAAAAGATTTGCTTGTTTCGATGATTAAAGATTTGTAAAttgtatttaatttaaatatcaacaacaatttttaaatgaGAAAAACTTACTGACATTGAAAATTCTGATAACAACtttaagaaaaatatttatatgcaatttctttaaatttaacCGCCTTTATCACTGTATAACAATGTTTCTTATTTGAATTATATCAATTGTAATTAAGATTAAATAAGATAAATTATTCTCATACCTGGCTCTTTATGCATAGGCCTTGGTCTTGAACcacctctccctctcccccttcCTCGTTTATAAACAGATCCGTCACGTTCTAATTTCTCCAATTTTGCTGATGAATTTCTTTCattgttttttttataaaatgtcTGAAAATATAATACAGTAAGATACACTTACAAGTATATATGTATGGAAATTGATGCACATGACAAATAGAaagaaaattcaaataaaatatttctaatatttatgAAAATCTACTTCTAACTTAACCTGATGTATTGTTACATCAATATTATAACAGATTTTTACAGATGTTCCTGCACGTTAAAACTGCTATCTTTCTGAATATTAATATGTGTGTATCACTATATATTTTGTATAGCACCAGTTACCGGAATCGACAAGTATGAATACGCTACAGCAGTGTTCTATCATTTTACAGTTCTTACATCGACTGATAGCATGGTCTCCTTCTTTTCATGTATACCCATTGTCATGGGTATAGACTTCACATCCTTGGGTAATTTTCTTTTACACCGTAAACACCGATTGAAGTCGATTGAACTGAAGCCACAGTGTGAACAGACAGCAAGCATTCCCTCAATGCACATAGGCTCCTAGTTCCATACAAAACTTATTGTAGATACTGTTCATAAATGAGTTATGATACTACAATCTTtcaatttaaaacaattttatgTAGAAAAGTATgggaattataaaataaatgtgaattatttacaaacacCCTACAATTCTAATGTATAGAATACATTAGACCAGAGTAGCCAGGAAAAAGTCTCTGTTTCCGTAATTAGGAGGAATGGGAGAAGGTGGAAAGCTGCACCTTCTCTCATTCCTTCTAATGAGGAATTTTCCTAAAGGAAAAAAGGACTTTTCCTGTTGGACTATGTTTTAGAGGCTGATTCAACATATCAAAATAAAACGATAATCAAATAACTATTTTATTGGAAAACTCTATTAGTTCGAAGATGGAATTTCTagcacaattttattactttttatttttgttaGAATTTGGTTCGTAAAATCATCCCCTAAGAGAATGATTACATGGTAGGTAAACAACATGGGTACTAATGTTAATATGATTTTAATATCATATTAATTGTCATCTTAGTTACTAACTAAATTAGATAACGTTCGACATTTACGAACAATAATCCAAATGAAATCAAATGTTTATCATGTCATTTCCATGAGTTAATATCgtgaatacataataataacaacgataataataataataataatagcaaaagaaaaatataaacacTTTTAATGATATACTCTATTATTAcgacagtacagtaaattctcactGATTGACCCtcaacttggaaacaaaaatggatactttgggaagaggaggtacgttTATttaagccttgcggctcgtttttatagttgctgacaatcggtaactataaaaacgagccgcaaagctcgaataaaaatggctcctcttcccaaattgtccatttttgtgtacaagctgaggaccaattagggagaacttacttaTGACAGTATCTTTTATTGTTacgttttatttttaataatgattttttTAGTTTCTACAGATATGATTGAGTGGCATGTTTGTACTATTTACAAATCATTGTTATTCATTCATAAAAATATAAAGCAGaatgtttgtttatttattatatgataCATTTTAATACAAGGATTGTCTGTATCAGAATTGAAATAACTCATATATTTTTAGAACAATGGAAAAAtagttttctttttaatatattatgtacttttatacatatttatgtgAACAACTTTCAGTATTTATGTATTGCAAATTTACACTTGTAACTATGCCTACATGCTTTcacaaattatatataaaatataacgtaCAAAATTATACAACATTctaaatgaaataatataatctGAAAAGAACTTAATAAAGGTATTTTAACAACTTACCTCATTTTGCTGGATAGGGTTGCTATTTTCATCCGGTGAACTAAAACATTTAATAATTCATCTTATTACTTACAAATGCTAAcacataaattttatatatttgtaattGAATGAAGAACTTACATATGAGAATTATCTAAACTAGCAGCTGAGTTTTCCTGTGAACTATCATTTTCAGTTGTGTCATGTAGTGCTGTGATTGCAGAGGATCTAGTATCCACAATGTAGTTTATATGCAAAGTAGGATCAGAAACTAAAGAAACAGTTGTTGATCCACAATATATAATGTTTGCCTAaaaatatacatacacatataacacgtataaaattaaatatttctttaaaattttaggtaatattaattaatataatgatTAATACCTGCTCCAGTAAATCTTGAACCGTACAATCCTCATTTGGTATGTCAAACGTAATTAATCTCTGTTCACCATTAACAAATGTCACTAACATTTTCGCAGTATTGCCCTGTATTTGGTGCTGAACTATAGTATTCGTTGGATTATCGATAACTTGTTGAAGATAAGCGATACTTTCAGAAGAACTGTTTTCTGAATCAGTTTGTGACGAAAAATTTTGCTGGTTCGATTGTTCTACGACTAAGGAATCTGATGATTCAACATCCATACTTTGTACGTTTTGAGATGGAGATGTGATAGATGATTGTTCATATTGCGTTTTTTGTGTTAAAGCCGACTGTTTTTGGAATTGTGATTGTGTTGTCGTTTGTTGTCTTTGATGTGCTGCATTCACAACTGTATGTTGCCGCTGTGTATTTAATGAACCTTGTGCTAATTGTGATGTAGTGTTTGATAGTCGTTGCAGATTATTTCCTTGTAACCTTTGATCATTTTGCATTTGTTTTAATCTCGTTTGCTCCATCTTAGATTGTGGAGGTTTCAGAGAATTTTTTTGCATTAATGCGGGAGTTTGAGGTCTTATATGCACTGTACTCAAAGAATTATGTACTTGTGTTGAAAGTGGGGTCACATTTTGCCCAACAGCACTGATTGATTTATTACAAAATGATGGTATAGATGCTCTGATATTTGACACATTAGCGTTTTGTAGTTGAGGTCCAATATTATTTGTTACATTCACTCTATCAAGAGTAGATGAGGGTCCAGTTTGTATACTGTTTGTTGAATGACGATTTCTGTTTTGATATAGCCTAAGCGGTTTCCTTTTTATAATCCCAGTATTTAATGATGATAATTCACAATGTCCATGTAGAAGATTCTAAAAATACACATAATTCTTATTGAATATACAGTTACATagtaatatacatatgtatgtgtgCTTATATGTCTACATATTTACTTGGGAGGAAGTATTATTTTGATTCTCATTTAAATTGGCAGTCTGAGTTTTGTCAGATATTAATGGATTCTGTTTGGAAACTGCATTTAGTGTAACATTATTTTCCTGCATTTTTATCCATTGTATTTGTTGCCCATCATTATTACAACCTACCAAAGCCTTAGAACCTATATAgagtaacaattgatttattaaattattttctagCCACATTGTTTTTTGTTATAAAATGAAACACTAATTTTTGTTGACTCTTAATTGCCAAGGTAATGTATTTAAAAAACtacaaaaaattttttaaatcaatgaTAATGaacctatttttattattttaatatacaaGCTAAATTGTCTAAAAGGATCAGTTTTAAAGAAAGTATTACTGTGTACAGAAGAAAGAATAGGGTATTGTAGAATGTATGTCAACAATTATGGGTTAAATGATTTTAAACAATAAAATATGAATTTCAGTCCCAAAGATCTTACCtttattatcaataatatttacaatatttccaCTAACAGTGCTAGCATTCACTGCTGTAGCTTTTAATACACCTTGAGAAGAgttcaactcgtttgtattggttttgattataaaaacgttttgcCTGAAAGAAAAACATTGAATTAAATACTATATGAAATACTAGTATCtttgaataataatatagaaaatgtagctaacacatgttttaataGAATAGTTTCTAAAATGTAAAGTTATTATTGGTTTATACATTATTCACAAATTAACTATATAACAAAGTTTTCCATCCATAAATGTTATCTATTACATAGAAAACTATAATGTATAATAGTTACTGCTTCTGTGGAGTGTTTTGTAgcagtaatataaatataaagtaataGTTGTACAAATATACCttagaaaaatgaatataaaaatcaattgccaagtattactattataaatgaAAATACTGAGGAAAAGAAGGTGCATTGGTACATAGctaatttaatttaacaaaatgtatcttttattatatattcagCATAAACTGTCAagtttaaatttttatatagatatattcaATTTATAACAACCATCATATTTTAGATGACTctatatacattgtttttacatatttagaagggcacatgaaattgaaaaaaatttagCAATTCTTTGTTTGATTAGAACAAAACTACAAAAGACAAATcagtaaattataataataaataaagctACAGTAAACAGGAATAGTTTGATAGTTAGATAGACTGTTAGTGTAGATAATATTTTGTTCTCATTAATGTTATTTTGTACAATATTACAAATTGTTAGATTGTACGTGGGTCAGTTCATTTGTTATTGCActaatattgtattgtattcatCTTCTGaaacaaatattatattttatatgatatgCCCACATTTTATGTTTATAGTACATATCCCAGTATTCTACTAAAATGCTATacttaataattaattgaagAAATAAGAGTATCGATAGAAAGCTTCTTTGAGGCACACATGTACGCTATACTGTGATAACacacaaaaaatgttttataacaTAAAAGCAGATAATGTGGCTATTGCTCCTAAGACCTGTACTTAAAAAAATGTATgatctatacatatatatttgtgATTTTGGTACTATTATATACTTTTACAAACCTAATTAGAAGACTACCTTAAGAAGTGTTCATTAAGAAGGTGCAATATTTTCATATACAGTGTTATaatatttggaattacatgttGTGATGATTACACAATTTAAATAcctataaaattgtatttcattCAAAACATATTTCTATATACATGAAATTTTATATGCCTATTTACAAGATTGTAATTGCAATTAAGTACTTATTGTTTAAGTGTTATGTAAATGTTGTTATATTATACATCAAAAATATTTCCTACgaacaaaaaatatatacagaaaGTATAGACTTTTGACATGCTtcacaatttataattaattttaataaccaGTGCCACGTACCAATATCCCCTTCTTCTTCCTCAAATATTTAATATCTTTATGTTCCTAAATGTACGTCAATACATGTATGTACAAAATTGAAAGTAAATAGATATCACGCTACTACTTGAATATTTGGAAGGTCAAAATACATGCGTATGAAAATTACCCTTGTTCCAATTGCGTTGCAGAGACTTGATTCCCTAAGTTAATTTGCTGCGAAAATATTGCTTGACCGCTGTTTTGCGATGCAGTGGTGTAAGTCAAAAATTGCTGAGAACCATTACCACTGTTATTTACGTCTTCAACAACTAATTGAACACTTCGCCCATCTAGAGAACATATTCTCTCTACTTCTTCAAGCGTTAATGTACCACTGGCATTGGTCACAAAATTATAATACTGTGCCATATTATTCGAGACTTAACTGCTTGCAAATATGATCTTTTATCAGTCAATGCAGTTTACTATTAAATTGATTAATATCACTACTATACAGGATTACACCAGTCCATCAATATCATATCTGTAGAGCAACGAATTAGAGTATCTCCTCAATAAAacctattaaaaataatttaaagttATTTATCATTTCTATTTCCATAGTATATTATTTGACAACTTAGGTAATATAATTCAGTAGAAAACGGAAATAGAAGTGtataaacaaatcttaaaaAAAAAGTAGAATGATGCTAATAAAAAGATTTGATACTTTTGTTATTAAGTCACTTTAGTTACTCGTTAATTTACTTTAACTAAAATCATTGTAAAAATTTGTTTGTATATTAAaactttaaatatataataaaatcaatacaaattgtatataataaaagAACAATTCATATACAGATGAATATTTAATTTACATATTTGCAAAAGGTGATTTATTCGTATATTTACTGATAGTTATTTACATtaaaatgatttgtatttttctGATTATGGCATaagatttatatattatttcatgtatattatcacaagtacttgaaagaaatatgtaTATCTTAAAAAATAGAACAAATCTTTATCCAAGTAAAAAATATAGTCTCAACAAACATATAAAGCatactaaaaatatttatttgttataatTGGACATAAAGTAAAAAGTCTAACTTCTTAAGTAGTCTCCtacaaataattttttacaataaatacCTAACATGTTTTATGATTGTTAtatttaaatacaaatttttaatatattaaataattttatgcaCAATTAAAATGCACAACAATGGTACAGCATGTGCTTCAAAGACAGAAATTCAAAACAGACTTATTAATAATGgaaattattagttattatatactCATATTATATACTCATATAATATTATGAGAATTCTGAGCTAATACAAACTTTCAAAATTAccaaatagcaaaatttaaatgtGGGCAGCTTGgtacgaaataaataatatgttatcCATAAGGACTATCATGTGTAATTAAATAGTTTTAAcaacataaaatattataaacataaatattatattttaccaTGAGATGTGTACCACTATTGGATATATAATACGCATTctcgtataaatataaataagatGTTAGGGATTATACTTATGATCAATTAGTGTTTTTATAAACTATAAGAATATTTAAGCTATATGAATGTATCTACTTATGTCAAAATCAAATAATATTCCAAAATTGTTTCTTAATTTCACAgcattttcaatttataaattcagATAGTTTAACGTAAACTATTCAGGTATCATcttttataatgtataatattcaataacacataatttagcataaaACCCAGATAATTAGGTATGAAACTAAATTATatgtagtatatattatatattacttgtATATC is a window of Megalopta genalis isolate 19385.01 chromosome 17, iyMegGena1_principal, whole genome shotgun sequence DNA encoding:
- the LOC117227986 gene encoding uncharacterized protein LOC117227986 isoform X1; the protein is MAQYYNFVTNASGTLTLEEVERICSLDGRSVQLVVEDVNNSGNGSQQFLTYTTASQNSGQAIFSQQINLGNQVSATQLEQGQNVFIIKTNTNELNSSQGVLKATAVNASTVSGNIVNIIDNKGSKALVGCNNDGQQIQWIKMQENNVTLNAVSKQNPLISDKTQTANLNENQNNTSSQNLLHGHCELSSLNTGIIKRKPLRLYQNRNRHSTNSIQTGPSSTLDRVNVTNNIGPQLQNANVSNIRASIPSFCNKSISAVGQNVTPLSTQVHNSLSTVHIRPQTPALMQKNSLKPPQSKMEQTRLKQMQNDQRLQGNNLQRLSNTTSQLAQGSLNTQRQHTVVNAAHQRQQTTTQSQFQKQSALTQKTQYEQSSITSPSQNVQSMDVESSDSLVVEQSNQQNFSSQTDSENSSSESIAYLQQVIDNPTNTIVQHQIQGNTAKMLVTFVNGEQRLITFDIPNEDCTVQDLLEQANIIYCGSTTVSLVSDPTLHINYIVDTRSSAITALHDTTENDSSQENSAASLDNSHISPDENSNPIQQNEEPMCIEGMLAVCSHCGFSSIDFNRCLRCKRKLPKDVKSIPMTMGIHEKKETMLSVDTFYKKNNERNSSAKLEKLERDGSVYKRGRGRGRGGSRPRPMHKEPECLTISSDEEEEGKNKSSEGSNNSTFSHITSNSFTEEMDTILEKEPVITNNSISSTSADYAMDSEDVTKDNSVSSPHTSVLCRTVRIGSYKYVPRERVLISQSGVRFGIPLLEDDTTFVTLEVKLQDLVKVLIHFGKSMPVLFFYTSTNTGAMIRELLGMQDPKGPYYDPAGKDHTHKRITLLPEKLSEESKVVLKNLFSRKGLLEELSSKEANDILVRASPKDSSQIQSLSRRDSQPSSLNNSNTNGGIQTITVYPPPPAKGGIAINTEDYLCLGEDQFLNDVIIDFYLKYLTLEVLSQSDQQKTHVFSSYFYKRLTSPHTQAVESNVPLSPAAKRHVRVQKWSKNVNIFEKDFVIIPINEHAHWFLAIICFPGLVGEVSTNRTHSSENNIRKTVQRSKKLKEVKLEAVTIGSTTLAPVTTTITIDQPDDGSERDEAEGDDDEMEMESEEDDESENADAKNHSLKIEQNVSQEKDTIKVPCILIFDSLAGASRARVVATLRDYLSCEYVAKMGSEKVFSKDTIKGASLKVPQQSNFTDCGLYVLQYVESFFKNPIKDYTLPIKTLKNWFEEITVTRKREELSKLLITLTNATKGDKNITIPIVNFPTQDGKLKTKAENHVDIKSIKSDVEDKKKSTLDGESRVSNNMPNQTENIEPTNEVISRTTYRIIPYSPCTSSSSTESVSSELFTECKTSHPRSSSEMMSYLKSKRIPRLMLKTENQDDSQAAKKHKGESFDSCK
- the LOC117227986 gene encoding uncharacterized protein LOC117227986 isoform X2, whose translation is MAQYYNFVTNASGTLTLEEVERICSLDGRSVQLVVEDVNNSGNGSQQFLTYTTASQNSGQAIFSQQINLGNQVSATQLEQGQNVFIIKTNTNELNSSQGVLKATAVNASTVSGNIVNIIDNKGSKALVGCNNDGQQIQWIKMQENNVTLNAVSKQNPLISDKTQTANLNENQNNTSSQNLLHGHCELSSLNTGIIKRKPLRLYQNRNRHSTNSIQTGPSSTLDRVNVTNNIGPQLQNANVSNIRASIPSFCNKSISAVGQNVTPLSTQVHNSLSTVHIRPQTPALMQKNSLKPPQSKMEQTRLKQMQNDQRLQGNNLQRLSNTTSQLAQGSLNTQRQHTVVNAAHQRQQTTTQSQFQKQSALTQKTQYEQSSITSPSQNVQSMDVESSDSLVVEQSNQQNFSSQTDSENSSSESIAYLQQVIDNPTNTIVQHQIQGNTAKMLVTFVNGEQRLITFDIPNEDCTVQDLLEQANIIYCGSTTVSLVSDPTLHINYIVDTRSSAITALHDTTENDSSQENSAASLDNSHISPDENSNPIQQNETFYKKNNERNSSAKLEKLERDGSVYKRGRGRGRGGSRPRPMHKEPECLTISSDEEEEGKNKSSEGSNNSTFSHITSNSFTEEMDTILEKEPVITNNSISSTSADYAMDSEDVTKDNSVSSPHTSVLCRTVRIGSYKYVPRERVLISQSGVRFGIPLLEDDTTFVTLEVKLQDLVKVLIHFGKSMPVLFFYTSTNTGAMIRELLGMQDPKGPYYDPAGKDHTHKRITLLPEKLSEESKVVLKNLFSRKGLLEELSSKEANDILVRASPKDSSQIQSLSRRDSQPSSLNNSNTNGGIQTITVYPPPPAKGGIAINTEDYLCLGEDQFLNDVIIDFYLKYLTLEVLSQSDQQKTHVFSSYFYKRLTSPHTQAVESNVPLSPAAKRHVRVQKWSKNVNIFEKDFVIIPINEHAHWFLAIICFPGLVGEVSTNRTHSSENNIRKTVQRSKKLKEVKLEAVTIGSTTLAPVTTTITIDQPDDGSERDEAEGDDDEMEMESEEDDESENADAKNHSLKIEQNVSQEKDTIKVPCILIFDSLAGASRARVVATLRDYLSCEYVAKMGSEKVFSKDTIKGASLKVPQQSNFTDCGLYVLQYVESFFKNPIKDYTLPIKTLKNWFEEITVTRKREELSKLLITLTNATKGDKNITIPIVNFPTQDGKLKTKAENHVDIKSIKSDVEDKKKSTLDGESRVSNNMPNQTENIEPTNEVISRTTYRIIPYSPCTSSSSTESVSSELFTECKTSHPRSSSEMMSYLKSKRIPRLMLKTENQDDSQAAKKHKGESFDSCK